In Candidatus Binataceae bacterium, the genomic window TTTTCGAAGACGGCCCAAAATTCTGGCGGCGTGCTCTCCAAGGTTGAGAAAGGAGTTTGCCCCTCTCGCTCGTCGTAGGATTTTTGAGCCCGGAACAGCGAAACTAGAGATCTCAGCGCCTCGTCCGGGGATTTTCCCTGCGCCGCAATGTCATATTGAAGGCACTGAATTACGTACGTCGGTCTTTGGGTGAACAGGAGAAATTGAAGATTATTTGCAGCCATCGCCAGTGCCCTCCTACCCAGCGACAGTGCAGCCGGGCAGGTTTCTACCAACATTCTACGCCGTGCCGCGAATGATGACGCAATCGAAATGACGCCGGTGCCTCACGCGTTCGACAGCATGCTGATTGCGATTCCGCCGGAGGAGATCGTGCTCTTCAAATCGATCGTCGAGTCGTACGACAACCTCGCGACGATGCGCACGGAAGATCCGCGGCGCCATCACCTGCGGATCTATTTTGCGCCTGAAAGCCGCGGGGAGATTGAAGCGCTGCTTGAATCGCTCGACGGCCGCTTTCAGATTCGGAACATCGGCCAGGGCTAAGTCACGTTCACGGTGAAGTTCACGCCTTCCCAGCGATCGCCGTTCGCGTATCTGAAGGTGAACACGATGGCGCTCGTGCCGCCACTCGGCACTTCGATATCGACGTACTCGATTCCGATCGGTGTCGAAATCGCGAAGCTATCGTGCGTTGTTGACCAGTTGTCACTGCTCCAGTGAAACGTGAAGGGCTCAAGCGCCTGGATGCGCAGCAGGCCGCCCGCCGGAATCGAGCGCGCGCGGCGATTATGCTTCCAGACCTCGAACGGGCGGCGCGGAGCGCGGCTTTCCAGGTAACGGCGCGAGACTTCCGGAATCAGATCGAACACGCCGCCGTCGGCGCGCGACCTGAGAAGCTTGATGTACTCCGCATGCGCCCACATCAGCGGCATGGCGGCGCCGGTTTGGCGTCCACGATATAGCAGCGCACGTGGGATGTCGTCGCCGTCCCATACCTGCTCGGGCAATAGCTGGGTCGAGTTGGCGAAGGCCTCCATCGCAAGCAGATACGGCATAATGTCGCGGCCCGCCGCGAGCTCGTAATGCCCGCGCTCGCCGGTGAGCAGCGGCCACGGCCGCCCGCGGCCCCATCCGGTGAAAGGACCGCCGTCATCGTGCTGCCCGTAGCCGTCGTGCGTGTAGCGCCGCCAGCATGGACCCTGGGGCAGATCGGTGCGGATTGCGGCATCGATCACGTGCACGGAATCTGTCATCAGCGGATCGTTGGCGTTGCGAATCCCATAGCGTACGAGCTCCAGGAATCCACCATCAACGACTTCCTCGACGGGGAAATCCGCCTGCGAGCCGGGTGGGCGATTCTGAATATGGACCATCTTGCCGTCGAGCGTCTCGTCGGGATTCGGATCGTCGGCGGAAATCGGATTGATACGCACATAGTGGCGCGTGATGCCGGGGACGATCTTTCCGTGGTTGGTAACAGTCCACTGCTCGATGTGCGATTCGAGGAAGTCAGCGTATTCCTCGAGGAAGCGGCCCGTCAGCTCGTCGCCGCGCTCGCGTGCGAAGGCCGCAGCGCAGATCAATCCCGCGATGTTGCTGGCGAGCGTCGAGGGCGAGTAGCCGCTGTTCTCTTCCCAGCGTTCCTGCGGCGTTGCGGGGCCGTGCATGATGAGATACGCCGCGGCCGAGCGGACCAGAGGATAGGGATCGAAATCCTTGAGGGCGTTGAGGCGGTTGAGCCGCCAGGCAAGCATGATTGGAAAGGCAACTTCGTCGAGCTGGATACCGTTCCAGTACGGCTCGCCGTCGATCCAGAAGTTCTGCGGGAAGCCGCCGTCGGGCCGCTGCGAGCATGCGAGGTAGATTAACGCCCGTAAAGCAGTGGCAGTGTCGCCCGAGGCGATTAGTCCGGTCGCGCTGTTGACGAGATCTCGCGTCCACACCAGATGGTATCCGCCGAGATCCTCGTCGCCCTTTGCTTCGCCCCACGGGATGCTGAGTGAGGCAATCATCGCGCCTGGATAGTTCTTGTCCTCGTGAGCGAGCAGCAGCTCGCGCGAGCGGCGATAAAGCGAGCCGCCATCGCCGGCCCACTTCTCCAGCGGATGCATATGGCGCGAGGCGCGGTCCCATTGCTCGAGAAAGCGCGTGTGATGCTCCTCGAAGGGCGTGCCGAGTGACTGAAAAAGTGTAGTAACCGCACGATGGAGCGTGCGGCCGAAACCGATGCCGAGCTTGAAGGTATAGCCGCGGCGCAAATCGATCTCGCCGGTGAGCGCAATATTACCGTCAAGCGCGGCGGCGAACTCGTGGCTGAGCCCCAGATTGTGTCTGATGTCCTGCCATCCGTCAGTCGTGCCGACGTAGCCACATGAGCGCTTAGCAAAAGGTGCCGACGCGCCGAAAGCCAACCACGCGTCGGCCTTGTGAGCGGTCAAAAATTCGTGGCCAACGATCTGCGTGACATTGCCGTTGTTGTTGGCGCCGCCGACCTCGAGATGCGGCGCGAGAATCGCGTACATGTGCAGCTTCGCGAGCAGATCGGGATCGCCCTCGAGCGTGACACGCATGATGACCGATGGTTGATGCGGATCGGCGAGAACTTCCTTGACGATACTGTAGCGCTCGTTGGGATCGTGGCTTTGGATACGCACACCGAGCCCGGCCTCGGACAGGTACTCGGTCTTTGAAATCAGATGGCGCCGTTCCTCGTGGAAGAACGTCTCGCCATCGGTGATGAGGAACTGCAGGTCGCGCACTTGCGGCTGATCGATAGTCGGGAAGTAGATCTCGTTCAACACGCCGTTGGAGGCGGTGAACCATACGCGGCTTACCGATGAATAAGCCGTACATACGACGTCCTTGGCGCTGCGCGTCCATCGCGGATGGATTCCGGGCGCGCCTGATGCGACTGGTTTGTCGAGCAATGTAGCCATAGGGCAGAACCTTCCCGGGACCCTCCCGGCCCCAGATGCTTCGCCTAAGATGCCGCTCGCCTCAGACCGTTTCGGTACCCTCCGGCGCCGCCGGCACGGACTTCGGTGCGGGTGCCTCGGCCTTGAAGAAATACGCCACTCCGATACTGAGGCCATAGAGCAGCAGCAGCGGAATCGCTAGCAGGAACATCGAGATCATGTCCGGCGGCGCAATCGCCGCGGCGACGACGAAGATCGCCAGCACTGCGTAGCGGAAGTAGCGAATCATCATCGTGTAATCAATCAGGCCGAGTTTCGTGAAGAAGAAGGCAAAGATCGGCATCTCGAAGGTGATCGCGAACGAGAGCAGGAGCTTGGACGAAAACGCCAGGTATTCGCTGATACGAATCGTCGGGGTGATTCCGATACTCGCGTACTGGCTCAGGAAAAATGCGTAGCCGATCTTGAAGACGACGGCCCAACAGAAGTATCCGCCCAGCGCAAAGAACAACGACGCGAAGATGACAAACGGTCGCGCCAGCTTGCGTTCTTTCTCGTAGAGCCCGGGCGCGACGAATTTCCAGATTTCGTAGAACACCGCCGGGCTCGCGATGAACAGTCCGGCGATCAGCGCAACCTTGATTTTTGTGAAGAATGCCTCGGCGACGCCCGTGCCGATCAGCAGCACCTTGCCATGCGATACATCGCGGATCGGCCACGTCAGCGCCGAAAACAAATTGTCGGCGAAGAGGTACGCGACGGCGAAGCCAACGCCGATCGCCACGAACGACCAGATCAGCCGCGTGCGGAGCTCGGTCAGATGCTCCACCAGGGGCATCCGCGCCTCGGACGAGCTTTCCTCGACCACGACTGGAGTATTGCTATGCTCGCTGGCCACGATCTGTGCGAAGCGGCTATGTTTTTTCGGTGGGCGGTTCGACGGGTTTTGGCGGCTCGGGTTCGACGCGGCGCGCCGGACGCATCGTGGTCAGGTCGTCATCGAGACCCTCGCTCAGCTCGCGCATCACCATGTTGCTGGCAGAGCGCAACTCGCGCAGGACCTTGGCCGCCGCGCGCACCATCTCGGGCATGCGCTCGGGCCCGAGCACGATCAACGCAATCGCCAGCAGCACGATTATTTCCATAACATCCCGGCTGATTCGCCCGTCCACGTTTTGATAGAGTCAGCCTTCATGGACGCGCGAATCGTTCCGCTCAGGTTCGCAAATCATCATAACACCAGCGCCCGGAGTCAACGATGCTCAAGACCGCGGTTGTAACCGACAAGGCCTACCTCAAGCATTTTGCCGGCCGGGCCCATCCAGAACGACCGCAGCGGCTGGAAGCGATGATCGAGATGGCCGAGACGATCCATCGGCCCGATTTGAAATTCATTTCCCCGCGCGCCGCGACGACCGAAGAAATCGCCATGTGCCACTTCCCGGACTACATCGAGCAGATGGAGCAGACCGCGAAGGTCGAGCGCTACGACTTCGATCCCGATACCCATACGTGCCGCGATTCGTATGCGACCGCAATGCTCGCGGCGGGCGGCGTTGTCACGGCAGTCGAGGCGGTAATGGATGGCGCGGCCGACAACGCGTTCGCGATGGTGCGGCCGCCGGGGCATCATGCGCTGCCGAATCGCGCGATGGGCTTCTGCTTTTTCAACAACGTCGCGGTTGCCGCCGAATGGCTGGTGCGCACGCGCAAGCTCCGGCGCGTGATGATCGTCGATTGGGACGTGCATCACGGTAACGGTACCCAGGACATCTTCTATGAGTCCGATGAGGTGCTCTATTTTTCGACGCATCAGTATCCGCACTATCCCGGCACCGGCTCGCTGCAGGAGATGGGCTACGGCGCGGGCCTTGGCTTCAACGTCAACGCGCCGATGGCGGCGGAGTGGGGCGACGCCGAATACATGCGCGTGTTCGACCGCTTCCTGGTGCCGATCGCGCGCCAGTTCAAGCCGGAGTTCATCCTGATTTCATCGGGCTTCGACGCGCACTATCGCGATCCTCTCGCCTCGATGCAGGTGACTGAAGACGGGTTCCTCAAGATGACGCGGCGGGTGAAGCGGCTCGCCGCTGAGTTGTGCGGCGGCAAGTTCGCGGCCGCGCTCGAAGGCGGCTACGACATCGAGGGGCTGACCAACTCGGGCAAGGCTGTGCTTGAAGAATTGGGCCATTTCGCGGACGAGCCGATCGCGGTCGAAGAAGGGGGAGAGCGCGCCGATCGGATGCTCGAGCGCGCGCGTCACAACATTGGAAAATTCTGGAACCTCGGCAGCTTCGAGTGATCGCGCCTCGATGTGTAACCTGCGCGTTGCAAGCGGCGTTATTCAAATCAGACCGATCACGATGAAAATGGGCACACGCGATGGCTTCGCAGCCTGAGGCTGCGCGCGGCGATAGCGCGACGGGGGAGGTCAAAGGCCGGCTGGTGGCGATCGGCGGCGGCGCGGAGTATCCGCTCGACAAGCCGCTCTTGAAAGTCGGCAGCCATCGCAGCAACGACATCGTTCTCGACGATACGACCGTGTCGCGCAATCACGCGACGATCGCGCGGCGGCTCGGGCGCTTCACGCTCACCGATCTCGATTCGACCAACGGCACGATCGTCAACGGCAAACGCATCAAAGGCGCGGCGATTCTAAAGCCCGGCGACGAAGTTCGCTTCGGCGCGATGCGCTTTGCGTTTCTGACCGGTGCAACGATCGCGCGCAGACGCACGCGGCCAATGCTCGCGATCGCGCTCCTCGCGATGTTCGCCGTGGGCTTCGCCGCGGCGCGCTACTTCCTCGGCCCGCGGCCGATTCACACTGCGACGGTGGCGATCAGGCAATCGCTCGAAGCGAAGACCGCGAGCAGCGCGGCGCCGTCGGCATCGGCCGGTAATAGCTCGGTCCCGGTTTATTCAGCCGCGGCGGCGCCTGCGCCGGAATGGCTCCAGCGGCTCAATTCGTATCGCGATATGGCCAAGCTCGCGCCCGCGGGCGAGGATGACTCGCTTGCTACAGCCGACGCGAAGCACGTGGCGTATCTTTTCACCAACTATGCTGACGACATCATGCACGGCATCATGCCGGGCCTCGAGATGCACCAGGAATCGAGCGACAAACCGGGCTACTCGGCGGACGGCCTTTACGCCGCACAGCATAGCGATGTTGACTTCATGTGGTGGAGAGGCAGCTATAAGCAACATATGGAAACGTGGGCGATCGATGACTGGATCACCGGCGCGTTTCATCGCCTGCCGCTGCTGAGCCCGCGCCTCGAGCGAGTCGGCTACGCACAGCAGTGCGAGAATCAGATGTGCGTTGCCGCGATGAATGCGCAGACCGACGTCGAGCACGCCGCCGCGACGACGATGTATAAGATCCCGGTCGCGTTTCCGCCCGACGGCGCCACGCTCGCGCTCAAGTGGTTCACGATGGAAGTGCCGAATCCGCTCAGCAGTTGCCCCGATTACCAAAAGCCTACGGGCGTGCCGATCACGCTCCAACTCGGCAATTTCATCGCGATCAAACTCGACAACTACTCGCTGAAAGAGGCCGACTCGGGCGACGAGGTCGAGGCCTGCGGCTTCGATTCGAGCACCTACACCAACCCCGACCCCGCCATCCAGGCTGCCGCCCGCGCGTCGCTCAATGCCTTCGGCACAGTCGTCGTGATTCCACGGCAGCCGCTCAAACCGGGAGCCAGCTACAATGTCGAGATGACCGCCAGTGGCAAGAAGTACAACTGGCAGTTCTCAGTGGCGCCATGATGGCTCAGAAGGCGAGGCGTCCGCGCAAGTCCTCGAACGGGATCATCACGAGCTCGCGATACGCGGCACGCGACGACAGTTGCAGGTACCATTGCTCGACGCTGGCAAGCGCGGGCCTGTCGATATCCGGCCGGCCAGGTGCGCATCGAGGAGCCCGTATAGTTCGGCGCATCGCGCGATCGCGACGCGGATTGCCTTCCAGTCACGCTGCGCTTCCGGCGCTTGAGCGCAGAGAGAACCGCGCGCCCCAGCTCCTGGATTCGATAGATGTAGCCGGGATTGAACCAGATCTTTTCCTATGCGGTCTGCTTGCGCCCCCAACGATCTCGCGCACGCGCGCCGGGATGAGCTGTTCCTCTTGCCGCAACGCTTCTGCTTCCATCTGCTCGGAAGCGCTCTTCTTGCAAGCTCCAAGTCTAGCTGCGTTCGCGATTTGGATCAGAAGTGTTGCTTACGCAGCGATAACCCATGATGCGCTGCGACGAACGCCTTGCTTTAAGGGGTATTCGTCAGCCTGAGCGCGATGCGCTAGGTTGAAACCATCGCTCCTCGGAGGAACGCCGCACGTGGCAGACTTGCTCGCCGAAAAACACGATCACATCGGAATCATCAAGCTCAACCGGCCCGATCGCATGAACGCGATCAGCGTCGAGATGCTTTCCGCGCTCAACGACCGGCTTCGCGAGTATGACGACGACAAGGAAGTTCGCGCGATTATCCTGACCGGCGAGGGGCGCGGGTTCTGCAGCGGCCTCGATCTCAAGGACACCGCCGCCGGCAAAGGAATCGGCGCGGGGCTTTCAGGCGGCGCCTCGCACGTCAGCACGCGCGACCTGCCGACGATCACGCTCAACCGAATCGACGTTCCCGTTATCTGCGCGATCAACGGACCGGCGGCAGGCTACGGCTTCGACATGGCGCTCGGATGCGACCTGAGAATCATGAGCGATCGCGCCAAGCTCGTGCCGGCGTTCGCCAAGCGCGGCATCGTGCCCGAGAGCGGCGGCACGTGGTACCTGCCGCGTCTGGTCGGATGGTCCAAGGCGTGCGAGATCGGATTTATCGCCGACGACATCACGCCCGAGCGGGCGCTCGAATTCGGCCTCGCCAACAAGGTGGTCCCGCACGACGATCTCATGAAGGAATCCGAAACGTGGGCGGCGAAGATCGCGGCCAATGCTCCGCTCGCGGTGCGCGCGATCAAGCGGCTTTACCGCCACGGCCTCAGCCAGGACTTCGAATCGCACTCGCATCATGTGCTGATGCAGTTGCTGACGCTCTTTCGCTCCGGCGATTTCCAGGAAGGGTTGCAGGCGTTCATGAGCAAGCGCCCGCCCGAATTCAAGGGCAGGTAGCTTAGGTATCGCGGCGCGGGCCGGACTGCATGAAGGCGATGGCGACGCCGTCGAGCGGCTCGATGATTCGCGCGATGAGGCCGCCCTGGATCGCGGCCTTCGGTTCGGTCGCCTGCAAACCGGAATTGCGCGCGTGTGCGACGGCCGTGTGAATGTCCGAGCACATGAGCGCGAGGCCCCAGCATCCGGGCTCGCCGCGCGACGGGCCGACGACTTCCAGCACAGTCTGTTCGAGCTTGAAAAACGCCTGCCGCGTGCCGTTGCCGAGTTCGCGGATGCGCTTACATGGAACGCCGATCGCCGCGCTCTGGGAGATCGCGTGTTCGAGATCCGGCGTCATCACGACGATGTGCTCGAGATAGTCGACCGTGTTCGGATTCGAGCCGCACTTCGTCGCGAGGCGTGCGCGCCTCGCCTCGAGATCGCCATCGATCTCGAGCGCCGCCGTGAACACTCCGGGCAATGCACTCGGCACGAGGTCGGCAATCTCGCCGCTCTCGCGCGAGCCGGGAACGATCGTGACGCGCTGCGCACTCTCGGATGCCGGTTCGCCGAGACCCCAGATCCAGCCGATGATCCCGCCGCCGTTTTCGATTCGGGCCGCGACTGGCTCGGCGAGCGCGCTTGTTCGCTCTCCGGGTAAAAGGCCGACCAGATCGATCTCGACCGCTCCCGTGGCCATCCGCGCGAATTCGAGGCCGCCGTCGCTGAAGCTGCCCGATGCGATCGCGAAGCCGGCGCGCGACCAGTTCGATCTTGCTTCATCGAGATTCGCTACCGCGACAAGCACGCGTTCGACGGCGACTATTTGCATCGCGGATGACATGGCTTCCAGAGCCTATCCGCACTTGATCGGCGACGCCACCGTGCGCGAAGTGTCATTCGGTTTGCGCGCCTGCCATGATAATCGACGCCAATTTAACTTCGATTGAAGGCCGGTTTCGATGAAGACCTCATGGCAGACTTTCCAGGATGAAGCGCTCGACAAGCTCCGCGCGCTCGTCCGCCTCGATACCACCAACCCTCCCGGCAACGAGCGGATCGCCGTCGATTACATCGCAGGCGTGCTCGGCCGCGACGGTATTGAATGCGTCATTCGCGAGGGCGCGCCGACCCGCGCCAACCTCGTGACAAAGATCGCTGGACGCGATTCGACCAAAGGCGCGCTGATGCTCTCCTCGCATACCGACGTTGTTCCGGTCGAGCGCTCAGGATGGACACGCGAGCCGTTCAGCGGCGAAATCGCCGACGGCTGCCTATGGGGCCGCGGCTCGATCGACATGAAGTCCAAGGGTGCGATGGACTTGATGCTCATGATCGCGCTCAAGCGCGCGGGCGTCGCGCCCGACCGCGATCTGATTCTCGCCGCCGTCGCCGACGAGGAAGCGGGCTCCGAGGACGGCGCCAAGTTTCTCGTCGAGCGTTATCCGGACCTCGTGCGCGCCGCGTTCGTGCTCAACGAGGTGGGCGGCTTCACCGTGCACGTCGGGCCGCGCCGCTTTTATCCGATCCAGGTGGCGGAGAAGGGTTTCGTCACGGTGAAGATGAAAGTCACGGCGCCGCCGGGACACGGCTCGATGCCGCGGCGCGACACGGCGATCTCGCGGATGGCGGAGCTGATCACGAAGATCACGAAAACGCCGATGCGGCAGAAGGTCAATCCGGTGGTGCGCAATGCGCTCAAGGAAATGGGGCTTCAGATCGAAGCCGCGGGCGCGCTCTTCGCCCCAATGCTCTCCAACACGGTCTCGCCGACGATTCTCAACTCCGGCTACAAGGACAACGTGATTCCAGGCGAAGCGACGCTCGTGCTCGACGGGCGCACGCTGCCGGGCGAGGATCCGGAGAGCTTCATGGCCGAGCTGCGCGCGATCGTCGGCCCCGAGCCGACGTTCGAGCTGCTCCGCACCGCGCCACCGGTCGAGACCAGCGCCAACACTCCGCTTTTCGATTTAATTCGCGAGCGTGTCGAGGCCAACGATCCAGGCTCGCGCGCAATCCCGTGGATGATCCCGGGAGCGACCGACAACAAGTTCTATTCGCTGCTCGGCGCGGCGTGTTACGGATTCTCGCCGGTCAAACTCGAGCGCCACGTTCCATTCGGCTCGCTATTTCACGGCAACGACGAGCGGATTCCGATCGACGGCTTTCAGTGGGGACTCAAGGTCTATACGGAAGTGGTGTTGAACTTCGTCGGGATCAAATTCGACGACGTGTTCTGCTAGCCGGCGGCCGTCGCGCGGGTGCGCGAGAGCACGCCCGTGATGAACACGATTTCCGACATGATCGCGGCGAGCATTATCGTCGGCTGGATATCGCTGTAGTGCACGACCGCGGCAAGTGACACGCCGACGAGAATTGCCGTGACTATTGGCCACAGGATTCCGAAGCGCACGATCCTGACCATGCCCCATTCACCGCGCGCGTAGCGCATCCCGCATCCGATTCCCGAAACAAGAGCCAGTGAGAGAAAAAGAATCGTCGCGCCGATCGGCAGCGGATTCCGATATCGACCTCCGATAAGGAATACCCCGAGAAGGATCTCGCCGATTCCTACCGCCAGCAACGTTCGATTGGTCTGCACGTGAGGACGAGGCCGCGCTTAGTTGTTGGCGCTGGTTTTCTCCGAGCCGGGCGGATTCTGCGGCGTGAAGGTCACGAGCAGGCGCGCGGGCTCCTGGAGGGGCACGACTGAGTAGCTGATGATCGGCTGCATGTTCAGCGTGATCGTCGTCCTATCGGAGTCCCTGGTGATATCGCAGTCTTTGAAGATCGAGCGGTTGAAGGCCACATGGCTTGCGATACTGGCGTCGGGCTTTACGTCCTTGAGCACGACGGTCACGATCGTGCCGTCGCTGTTCTGCTCCATGCTCTTCTCGAAGCTCACGGGGCCAGTGAGATCGAAGATTACCGTCAGCGGCGGATCGTTCGACGACAGCCGGATCTTTTTCAACGTCGCCGCACCGGTCTCGGGCGCGGGCGCGTTGGCGAGCGCGCTCATCGAACCAGGCGCAGTGTCACTCTGAATCGGACTCGCGGGCTGCATTGACGAATGACCGAGGCCTGAACCGTAGCTGGGCGGTGCCGATGAATCGGCGGTTTCCGCTGGCGGCGGCGTGACCTGGGTCGGTAACGATTCGCTCGGCGGCGGCGCGGTGTTGGCAGTGTTGAGCGCCATCATATCTGCGCCGGGAACCATCGGTGCGGATCCGCTCGGCGCCGATGGCGGCGGCTGCGGTTGCTGCTGCTGAAACGCAGCGCCGAACTCTTCACCTGAAGATGTGGCGCGCGCCGGTGCCGGCGGCGGCGAGAACGAGGGCAGCGCTGCGGACGCGATCTTAGATGCGACGCCGGCCGGTGACGGTGCCTGGGTCGATCCACCCGCCGCGGCGGTGCCTGACGCCGCCAGCGCCGACGCGACACCACCTGAGGCTGGAGCAGACGTGCCGGAGGGCAACCCCGCGCTGCCTGCGCCGCCGAGCGATCCGCCGGCGTCGGTCGCAGTGCCGCCATGCTTGTCGTTCGAGGCAGTCAGGATCGGCAGTCCATCCTCGCCGTACAGCGTGGAATTGCTGCCGCCGCTCGAGGCGAGGTCGGAACTCCGCTGGCGAACCGTGACGCCGTCGCTGCCATCGGTCTGCGTGGTCGGATACCCGGTCTCCGCCAGCACCATCGGCAGCGGATCTTCTTCGGTATCGATCGCCTGATGGAGCTTGCGCATTTCGACGCGCGCCTTCGGTCCATACGGCGTATGCGGATAATGCTTTTCGAGCGCGGCGAAGGCCTGCGCGGCAGAATATTTTTTGCCTTCCTTTTCCAGCGCGACGCCGAGATCCCATAGCGCGTCGGGCGCAACCGGGGTGTCGGGATATTTCTGCATCAGCTCGGCGAAGCGGGATTCGGCGGCGCGGAAGTTGGCGCGCTTGTAATAGAAACTGCCCACCACCATGTCGTGCCGCGCCAGCATCTCGCGGCACACCGCGACGTGCTCGCGGGCGAGCTCGTCAAAGCTGCCCTCGGGAAAGCGCTGCTCGATTTCCTCGAAGCGCTTAAGCGCCGCCTCGGTCTTGCTCTGGTCCTGGTCCTCGCGACCGATCTGGTCGTAGTAGCTCATCGCGATGTAGTAGGTGACGAGGTCGAGCTTCTTGCTGGTCGGATGCATCCGCTGGAAGTCGTCCAGGGCGGCGATGGCCTCGGCGTATTCCTTTTCCTGGTAGGAGGCGAGGCCGATCTTCAGCTCGGCGTCCTCTTCATAAGGGCTGAAAGGGTACTCGTCGATCAGCTTCTGGTAGTTCTCGACGGCGGCCTTGTATTCGTGGTCTTGGAAGTTGGCCTGGCCTTGGGCGTAATAGTCCTCGCCGGTTGGCTTCTTGCGCAGGCTACACCCCGCCGCTGACAGCAATGCCAACGCCGTCACTATCGCTAAGACTCGCTTCATTCCGTAGCCGCAAAAAGGTTATTCAACGCAGGTTAGCATCGCAAGCCTATGCTCTCTTGAAATCGACAGCCGAACCATGCTGGCCGATGTTATAGCGTCTTTAATTTTCGCGCGGCTTTCGGAAAGCCGCTGCGTGGAGAGGCTTCCCGGCCGCGATATATTTACGGGCGAAGCCGGTCTCGCTGGCGCCCGGCGGCACTTCGGCCGCGCGCAGGAACCCCGCACCTTCCATCAGCGGAAAGATCTCGATTGCGCGCTCGCGTACGTCGGTCGCGACATAGGCCGCGGCGCCAGGCTCGAGGGTGCGAAACAATCCGGCGCTGAAACGCGGCGTGAACAATCTGTGTTTTAAGTGCCGCTCCTTGGGCCACGGATCGGGGAAATAGACGTGGTAGGCGGCGACGCTGTCGTCCGCGAGCATTAGGTTGACGAGCGTGCGCGCGTCCATCCGCGCCACGCGCAGGTTACCGAGCTCGGCCCGGCCGCATCGAACGGCCAGCACTTTGACGATTGTCGCGGAGAGTTCGACCGCGAGGAAATCGCGATCGGGCAGCGTTCGCGCGCGCTCGATAATGAACTCGCCCTTGCCGGCGCCGATCTCGATTTCGAGCGGCGCGCGGCGGCCGAAAATCGCCGGCGGATTGATCGTGAACACGGGCCGGTCGTCCGCAACCATCACGCTCTGCGCGAGTTCCTGCGATTTAGGGCGAGCCCAAATCCGCGCCGCTTTCCGAAGTCGAGCCATCGAGTGATGACGATAGCCGGATCGCGATAGCGCTCGCTATACAGGCGCCAATTCTATTCTGCTGACTTTCTGATCCCCTCTCCCTGACCAGGAAGAGGGCGAGAGTGAGGGCATTCTGGATCTTGGAAATGCATCGGCAGAACAGAAATTCAGCCAACCCTCACCCGGCGCAGCGATACCGCCGCCGGCTCCCCTGGTCAGGGGGGAGGGATTTTCAGAGATCGGTTTCGATATTGTCAGACGGCGGTGAAGCCTTCTTTGCTGAACAGGACGCGGTCTTCGCCGAGACGGGATTTCATTGCGGCGATCAATTCCTGCTCGGCCCCGGGGTGGAACCATCCTTCGTAGCCGAGCTTCTTGTACAGCTCTCCGATCCCGAGCGCGCGGGAGCGGCGGCCCTTTGAG contains:
- a CDS encoding DUF4911 domain-containing protein, which produces MTPVPHAFDSMLIAIPPEEIVLFKSIVESYDNLATMRTEDPRRHHLRIYFAPESRGEIEALLESLDGRFQIRNIGQG
- a CDS encoding glycoside hydrolase family 15 protein; the protein is MATLLDKPVASGAPGIHPRWTRSAKDVVCTAYSSVSRVWFTASNGVLNEIYFPTIDQPQVRDLQFLITDGETFFHEERRHLISKTEYLSEAGLGVRIQSHDPNERYSIVKEVLADPHQPSVIMRVTLEGDPDLLAKLHMYAILAPHLEVGGANNNGNVTQIVGHEFLTAHKADAWLAFGASAPFAKRSCGYVGTTDGWQDIRHNLGLSHEFAAALDGNIALTGEIDLRRGYTFKLGIGFGRTLHRAVTTLFQSLGTPFEEHHTRFLEQWDRASRHMHPLEKWAGDGGSLYRRSRELLLAHEDKNYPGAMIASLSIPWGEAKGDEDLGGYHLVWTRDLVNSATGLIASGDTATALRALIYLACSQRPDGGFPQNFWIDGEPYWNGIQLDEVAFPIMLAWRLNRLNALKDFDPYPLVRSAAAYLIMHGPATPQERWEENSGYSPSTLASNIAGLICAAAFARERGDELTGRFLEEYADFLESHIEQWTVTNHGKIVPGITRHYVRINPISADDPNPDETLDGKMVHIQNRPPGSQADFPVEEVVDGGFLELVRYGIRNANDPLMTDSVHVIDAAIRTDLPQGPCWRRYTHDGYGQHDDGGPFTGWGRGRPWPLLTGERGHYELAAGRDIMPYLLAMEAFANSTQLLPEQVWDGDDIPRALLYRGRQTGAAMPLMWAHAEYIKLLRSRADGGVFDLIPEVSRRYLESRAPRRPFEVWKHNRRARSIPAGGLLRIQALEPFTFHWSSDNWSTTHDSFAISTPIGIEYVDIEVPSGGTSAIVFTFRYANGDRWEGVNFTVNVT
- the tatC gene encoding twin-arginine translocase subunit TatC, whose product is MASEHSNTPVVVEESSSEARMPLVEHLTELRTRLIWSFVAIGVGFAVAYLFADNLFSALTWPIRDVSHGKVLLIGTGVAEAFFTKIKVALIAGLFIASPAVFYEIWKFVAPGLYEKERKLARPFVIFASLFFALGGYFCWAVVFKIGYAFFLSQYASIGITPTIRISEYLAFSSKLLLSFAITFEMPIFAFFFTKLGLIDYTMMIRYFRYAVLAIFVVAAAIAPPDMISMFLLAIPLLLLYGLSIGVAYFFKAEAPAPKSVPAAPEGTETV
- a CDS encoding twin-arginine translocase TatA/TatE family subunit, producing MEIIVLLAIALIVLGPERMPEMVRAAAKVLRELRSASNMVMRELSEGLDDDLTTMRPARRVEPEPPKPVEPPTEKT
- a CDS encoding histone deacetylase, with amino-acid sequence MLKTAVVTDKAYLKHFAGRAHPERPQRLEAMIEMAETIHRPDLKFISPRAATTEEIAMCHFPDYIEQMEQTAKVERYDFDPDTHTCRDSYATAMLAAGGVVTAVEAVMDGAADNAFAMVRPPGHHALPNRAMGFCFFNNVAVAAEWLVRTRKLRRVMIVDWDVHHGNGTQDIFYESDEVLYFSTHQYPHYPGTGSLQEMGYGAGLGFNVNAPMAAEWGDAEYMRVFDRFLVPIARQFKPEFILISSGFDAHYRDPLASMQVTEDGFLKMTRRVKRLAAELCGGKFAAALEGGYDIEGLTNSGKAVLEELGHFADEPIAVEEGGERADRMLERARHNIGKFWNLGSFE
- a CDS encoding FHA domain-containing protein, encoding MASQPEAARGDSATGEVKGRLVAIGGGAEYPLDKPLLKVGSHRSNDIVLDDTTVSRNHATIARRLGRFTLTDLDSTNGTIVNGKRIKGAAILKPGDEVRFGAMRFAFLTGATIARRRTRPMLAIALLAMFAVGFAAARYFLGPRPIHTATVAIRQSLEAKTASSAAPSASAGNSSVPVYSAAAAPAPEWLQRLNSYRDMAKLAPAGEDDSLATADAKHVAYLFTNYADDIMHGIMPGLEMHQESSDKPGYSADGLYAAQHSDVDFMWWRGSYKQHMETWAIDDWITGAFHRLPLLSPRLERVGYAQQCENQMCVAAMNAQTDVEHAAATTMYKIPVAFPPDGATLALKWFTMEVPNPLSSCPDYQKPTGVPITLQLGNFIAIKLDNYSLKEADSGDEVEACGFDSSTYTNPDPAIQAAARASLNAFGTVVVIPRQPLKPGASYNVEMTASGKKYNWQFSVAP